In the Telopea speciosissima isolate NSW1024214 ecotype Mountain lineage chromosome 6, Tspe_v1, whole genome shotgun sequence genome, AAACCCAAGATGACTATTAACCCTTCTTACAGTGGAAATAAATAGCCATCTTATAGGGATGGAAAATGTAAAAATAAGAGAATAGATGATCCTTTGGAGAAGAAAACCTTGTTACATCAGCTTTcaccatacacacacacacacagtctATTGGTTTGCTAATTTATTGCCTTTCTGACCTTGATAttggttctttctttttctgggTGGTACAAGTATAATTTTATTGATTTAAAATGAATCAAAGAACAAGGTAAAATATAACAGCAACAACAAAGGGATACAAACAAAAGCCCATAGCTAGAAATGACAGCAAAACCCAATAAATCcccagaaaataaagaaggtggCTTCTGCAAATCAAAAAGCAGGCCTAACAATCCCTTTGTTTGCTAGCTCATCCGCCTACTCATTAGCACTTCTTGGATCCCATTGAAAACAAATCAACAATTAAGAGGGGTTAGGGATCTATTGATCTGATCAGTTGTGAGCAGAGCCACAGTTCTCTCAAATTATGCATCCCTCAAAAAGCATATTGACCTTATTACCCGCAATAATAATTTCATGAATACCATAACAGAACAGCATATCAAACCCCCAACCTCAACCccacatccaaaaaaaaaaaatactacacTGGAATTGTTTAAACTGCTAATAAGAACACCAATTCTTGAAGGACCCAGGTTACCTAAAGTACAACTATACACATTCACTTTATATATACCCTTCGGAGAAGGCTCCCATCCATTCACCATTCTACTCATCCTGATATTGGTATTCATTTAGTTATCaacttcatttcatttcatgaAATTTCAACAACTTCGTTTTGGTCATCTAATAAAAAATtgtatgttttatttatttatttttatttggggggtgggggtgtctTCCATTTCATATCAGAAAAGTGAAACTACAGCTATATTTCAGGGTTTAGAATTTaaaacatctttttttttagcCAAAGTTAGAATTTTGGCTGAAATGGAAAACCACCAGATTAAGCTATAATGGACCATGGACTTTGGGATTGGGTTGCAAAGGATTAAATTTAGTGAACAGGTTCACCACAAGATCCCATGCTCACACATCTTCTGGCAAAATGGAGTTTTCCAACCGGCAAAATAGAGCTTTGAGACATCCAGAACTACAGGAGAGTGCACAATAGTAGCAGTCCCATAAGCACGTATGGAAATATATGGTAATGCATATGGTGAACCATGAGTCTGCCATTCAATGCATGGTCTATCCAGACCACCCAGTCTCTACAGAACAGTTAGAACCACCACATcattttgccatgtggaagaACCGAGGCCAATAGCGGACACAAGCTTGTCTGCACTGACCGTGTAATtgatcttgaaaaaaaaaaaccgttgtAACATATCTTGATGCAGTTATACACACGGTTAATTagggatttttccttttttttttttggagttatttttgtcaatttgtattccttattttattcttgtttagCCGTAATAGGAGTCCAAGTTAGTTTGCTCTATCTTCAGTTTACATTTAAATTAGGAAAAGGACTTCTTGGACTATGGAAACATTAGATTTGGATGCATGTAACCAACGAATCTATGTGTTGTAGCCGTAATAGGAGTCCAAGTTAGTTTGCTCTATCTTCAGTTTACATTTAGATTTGGACTAGGATTTCTTGGACTCTGGAAGCATTAGatttggatccatgtaaccaacGAATCTATGTGTTGAATATGGAATGAAAGTTTTCATTAGtgttgctgccaagagctgtgaGTGCACAAGTACTGCTACTACCACTCCCCTGATCTTCTCTTGCTTCAGGTACGATCCACCAATACTATTTACTCTATGCCCTTCCATTaaacttctattttcttcttctgctttccATTTCCTCCTCTTTGTTAAGTTCCTTTTAAGTTATCGCTCATGTACCCTGTTACCAGCAGTACCTGCTACCAAGTAGATCGAGTCGATCTCTAGCGATCCTAATCATGTTACCTTAAGATTTTGTGCAAGGGTGAATCTTATAATGGCAACTTAGTCTGTCCAATAAGGAGGCCCATAAGAATCTTCTCTAGCAGAATAATACATTAATGTTGGGACTGTTTTGAGATTACCAGTAGACCTGGTTTCCTTCACTAAATGTTATAATCTTGGATTATTATTTTTGGTTAATTTTGAATCGTTTTAAGGGTCCTTAGGGATAGGAATCCCCATCTAATATTCCAACTTGTTTGGATCTTACTCCATGAAAACTCTCAATCGGAAAAGCTACTCAACCGCTGTCCTGTTGTCACAAGGTTGAAGAGTCAAGTCTTCTTATTTGCATGCAAGGACAAGGGTTTGAACAATTGTACCAAACCCCTTTAGTTCTGATTCCTAACATTCTCCATTACTGATATTCAAATTCAGGAAAGCACCTTGTCTTGATTTAATTACCCTTAAAGCTCATATTCTGTTTGTTTTCTTCAGAAGGGTTTTAAATCATTCTGAAATTTATGAAATTGCCCCTGATCATATTATTGTAAATTATTTATTACTTGTGGGCTCATGGCAAACCCATAATCAAGATTATTGAACCCCGTATCGCATCATATCTCCTAGGACTGCAACATTTAGTCCTTTTATTAGGGAAATGGTTGGTTCAGTCCGGTTTCGGTCAATCCAAATcggggtgtttttttttttttggggcattaCCAGCTCAAACCGAATTCGAGCCTTTATGGTTAGAATCAGATTTGCGCTTTTTACGGATTGGCTTAACAGTGGCTTATCGGTCTGTCATCGGATTGTTCCCGGTTCActttaattaataatattatatagAGATTTTATTGGTTTTTCCGGTTTCATTCGGTCTTAATGGTCCTTCCGGTTGGTTTTGTACCAgtccaaaaaaacccaaacttAACACGACCGAAAAGTGAAttattttggttcagttttccCCGGTTGGTCCTACCGGTTCAGGTTGGATTTTCACACCCCTACTTTTCCTAGTCGGAGCCTTTGCAGCtagttgaaacaaaaaattgtatatataattatatcTTCCTTGAATTCATCTAATTAGATTCTAGATAATAAGGTTACATTTTACTGGAATCCAGAAATTTACACAGTTTGCCCTCAATTTAACCTGGTAAGCGGTCTTGAATTGAAACATTCCTTgtctctatatatttttttagattcCTTATCATCAAGAATTTTCTAGTTTAAAACATTTTGTAAATATTATCAAATAATAATACAGACATAATCTTAACATCATATATCTTCTTGGTTCAGTAGAAGACAAAGTACTGTTCCTGTGGAAATATATATACTCTTAAAATTTTTTGCTTCTAATCCATCTTTTCCTATTCTATCAGATCTgaacccttttttttccctccctcTAGAATCATCGAAACACACATTTCCTATTTACCTTCGTTTCCAACTGCACTTCCATGATTTCCATCCATCAATAGATATCTGATTTGATCTAATAACTAGCAGAATCCTAATCTTCAACACCCAAGGTTCTAAGACTTGTATCTAGCGATGAATTCCTACAGACACGTAAAATGCATTGTGGTGCAGCATTCATCCAGGCAATTACCAGCTAAACTATTAATTGATGAAGCCTACAGTAGCAAGTATCCATGATAtaacattaattaaaataatgataataggtgaattatgcacaaatagctAAAGAACCAAGTCAGTCAGCTACTAACCCATCAGTGTAAGAACAAACAACATAAATCAATATAGATGCACCTTAACTTGCACTTCCCACCCATCAATAGATATCTGATTTGATCTAATAACTAGCAGAACCCTAAATCTTCAACACTCAAGGCTCTAAGACTTGAATCAAGCGATGAATTCCCACGTAAAATGCATTGTGGTGCAGCATTCATCCAGGCAATTACCAGCTATACTATACATTTGATGcatccatagttatcaaggcgtcgccatggcgtccaggctccttggtcgcttggcggtcgccttgccgccatggcgggGTCGCTTTGATTTTTGACCCTCTAAGACGCCATGGTTGCCTTCCCGCCTAGATATCTATGGATGAATCCTACAATAGCAAGTATCCATGATATAGTATTAATTTAAAATAATGATAATAGGTGTAAAATCTATACAAACAGCTAAAGAACCATATCAGTCAGCTACTAACCATCAGTGTaagaacaaacaaaataaatcaaaatagatGCACCTTACCTTGCATTGCAAACTTGTTATCGTGGATCTCAGCAGTTTGTCCCCGACTATATATCTCAACTTTTTAACAAAATCGTCCCGATTAATAACTTTGCTCTGATAAAAATTCCGTTACAGAATGAAGCATAAATATAAGAAGAACCTTTAGCAAAACAACAGAGAAGTGAATATGATAAACTTGTGTTCTGCGACATACCCTAAATTGGTCATAGTGTATATTCACTAACTTCATATCTTTAGGAGCCACCTTGTTTGAGATGGCCGCAAACAACATGGGGAAAGGCATCCAAGGAGATTTGGGAGCCTTTGGAACATTTGACCCAACAGGGAGGTTTTCAGTTTGAGATCTCTTTGCCAAGCCTGGAAATGTACGACGATCTCCCacctaaaaaggaaaagattatTTCCTGAGAAACTAGCAGCAATAAACTCAATAGTATGAGATatagggagggggggagggacaTCCCTACTCACAAGGCTTAAGATATGCTCACATCTCTCTTACCTAGACACTTCATGCACCCATGGAGTAACCGTGTTAGCACGACATGATACGACATGACATTGATATGGGTGAGGATGGGTATGGGACAAGCGTCTGACACACACCATAAGGTGGGCACTTGGACATGActgttaaggaaaaaaaaaaagatcaaccCCTTTATTGTGACACATTAACCCATCCCTTTACGACACATTTTTGCAAAGCCTATGTACCATACAAATTTTAGAGACAAATACCCCATATTCTATGTTCTGCGAGCAGGAGGATCCAACTCCTCAGCACATACCCATACCCATACCCATACCCAAACCGTTACCTGAACCCATGTAACATAGATCTAAAAAGATCTTTTATTTGGAGAAAATACTCAAAATCATTACACCAGCAAAGGTGATATTATTTGGCTAGCAACAATATAAGTTCTCAGGTAACATGCACTGGAAACACCAAGCAAAGATATACATGCCACATATGACATGGCATCAAGAACACCACTTGATGAGTACCCAAAAAATTTCTAGGTAAGTACTAATCAAAGAATCCAACCATTCAATCAAGTAGACATATAAATGAGATTGAATGCTTAGAATCACAGACCATCACAAAACTTGACTTGGAAGATACTCTAGATATgccacaaaataaaataaaaaagttcaACAACAATACAAACCTGGTTAAAACTCCCTTCCTACAGGGCTAAAATCATAcataatcaaaattaaaattaatcGTACTTATCCTTGCGCCAGGGGAAAGGGTTCATACTAACCTCTCCACAGCATTAGTAAAGTGGAAGGGGAAATCAACTTTATGCCCTACTCGATTCGCCTTGAAGACAAAGTAGAGTGCTACTGGCAAGCAGAAGTTGTTTGCCGGAACTCCATGCTTCCAGCATGTCCATTTGGAAATTCCATTCATTGCAAAGGTGTCTTCAGTTCCCGGTGCTGGCAGGGGTAATTTGAGTTAGTTTAGACAAGGGGAAATCAACTTTAGGCCCTATTTGATTCGCCTTGAAGACAAAGTAGAGTACTACTGGCAAGCAGAAGTTGTCTGCCCGAACTCCATGCTTCCAGCATGTCCATTTGGAAAGTCAATTCATTGCAAAAGTGTCTTCAGTTCGTGGTGCTGACTTTGAGGAATCAAAAGACCCCTATTTTTCCACATACTCCTCTAGCAACCTGTGCTCCTACTGGCACAACCTCAGTGTTTGTGATGGCTGTGTATCCAGTTGGCAGTAAACTCTCCAGCACACTATATTGTGAATTGCTTCTTTAGCAGCTAGTGTTTCATAGCACAGCCTCAGAGTTTCCAAGGCTGAGTAACAGGAAGCAAAAAAAGGCCTTTATTTTTTCATTACTGCTTTAGAGGCCTGTTTTCCAACTAGCAACCTCAGCATTCCTGACAGCTAAGTAACAAATCACAATAATCACTCCAAAACCTATTTTCTGAATCACTCCTTCGGCACCCTGTGTACCCACTGGTAAAGCCTCCGTGCTTCAAATGGCTAACCAATAGCAGGTATCTTAGCAGAACCTATGAGCAGGTTTTGATCTGCAGACCTCGCTTCAGTGCCGCCAAATGCTCCATCTTCTATAAAAAAGGGAAGACCAAGACCAAAAGTGAATGGTAGGAGCTGACCTGGTTCTGCTTCCAATCTGGGTATATCTGCATCTCTCGGATTCAGAGTTGGAGGTGATGATACAGAGGTAGTAGTGAGAGTCGATTGGAACTTGGTGGCAGCAGTTATTTTAATGTTTTCCCTAGTTGATTAAgtaatattttttatgtttaaatCTGATATATAAGAGACCCAAAGTTACAAACTCAACATAAGTTAAAACAGTAGGAACATGCCCAAAAAACATACGCTAGAAGTACCACCAACACATGACAATGATAATCTTAGGGCCCTGTCATCTtgatgccaaaaaaaaaaatattaagcaAAAAAGTAAGACAAAGTTGCTAGAAAAAAGCCACCAAGTTGAGTAATAAAAAAGCCCAAGTTGAAAATCCTACACACATCAACTGTTTTTAATAATTCCATCTTtccaacccccctccccccacaaaAACAAAAGCTTCCAGTTTGAATACAAAGACAAGTGTCCTTTGATTTGCCACATGGATGATCAGTTAAGACTCAATTCAGCCAAAAGGCAACTTCTGTTTAATAAGTGAGACCACGACAAGTTTACGGAGGACCAACCTCGACAAGACAGGTCCATAGATCACATGCAGCCAAACTTAATTCATGGCAGGAATTTGCCAAATGGATGATTAATTAAGACTCAATTCAGCAAAAAGGCCACTTCTGTTTAATAAGTGAGACCACAGCATGTTTACAGAGGGCCACCCTTGACAACACTAGACCACATGCAGCCAAACTTAATTAATGGCAGGAAGAGTTCAAGGAACATTTTGGTAGGCCTAACTCAGGAACATTCCTAGAAATTCTAGCCCTTCTACTGATCGATTGAAGTATAACCACTtacagagaagagagagagagagagagagagagagagagagagagaagggaggaaGACAAAAGGATAAAGAAGCTTACCGAATCAACTAGACAAGAATCTGGTTGAAGTAGACCTTGACAGCAAGTAGAATTTGTGACTCCACAAACATTGACTTTGCTTTCTTTCCCAACTAAATAACCTGAAGGAACACAAACAAATACTACATCTCTAACTAAAACATGCTTGCAGCAAACAGAGCTAATAAACTactaaaattaaacaaaagCATATTCATGATTATTTCTACACCCTACAATGTTATTATTCATcacgaaaaataaaaaatactgcTACACCTTGTAAAGTAGACATGGCCCGTCAACTCACCAATCCAGACAATTCAATTTGTGCAGTATCTTTTTGGATAGGGTGTAGCCAGCCAACACATTAAACAAGCTGAGAATACTCCCAACTATAAACATTAAAATTACTCATCCAAGTCTCACAATAAGATTGATGGTCGATGTGTTCCGGCAGGCCATACTTCAAAGGTATGCTCCTTCCAAGGCATTAAAAATTGATTGAAGAATCCAGATTGTGTCAATGAGTCAAGTTTATGGGTATAGGGTGTCAAGAGAATCTTCCTCAATATTCCTAGAGATAATGATGTATCAATCatcaaacaaattaaaattagaGGGGCAAAAATCACCTTCAGCGTTGGGTGGCATCCTAAAACTGACGACATATTCCGGAAAGATGTGAGTATTCATATTCATGTTCCATACTATATAGTGCTTTGGATTTTGAAGATCATCTACACCACTATCAAAGTGTTTGTTACTTGGATGAAACTGTTCAGATACAGAATGAACAAGTTCCATGTTTCCCATAATTACACGGCACAACACCAAATGCTGTACTCCATTTTCGTCAACATCACAATGACTCGcactgtaaaaaaaaaacaaaaagtgaaTTCTAATCCAAAAtccattaaagaaaaagaaataatagtTGCTGGATGAAAATAGGAATCCTTAGACAATCTTCCAACTGTCATTGTCTTTAGCATGCCAATGGCAGGTAGGCAACCGTACTCAACAAGACCCAAATCACAGTAAGAAGCAGAGAAACAATCCATTTAGATGGCTAAAATTAACATAGCAATTTTCTACTAATACAGCCAATTGGCAAGTCTATTAAAAATTTCTATGAATAGAAGGTTGATACCATTCCAACAGATTGACATTTTCACCCTAAGAAATCACCAAAGTCCAGAATATGTGCAAAACCTCTGACACTCTCATTTTTAAACCACATCAACAAAATCTATTTAAACCATTATATATGGATTTCTTCCAACCTTCGATTGGAAGGTAATATATATGCACAtgtaatacatatatatatatatatatatatatatatatatagagggagagagagagatagagagagatagatagatagatagatagatagatacatAGATAGGTAGATAgatagacagagagagagagggagagagagagagagagaagttaaTTAACtctgaaagaaagaatatacCTGATATAGGTGCAGTTCGCTGGTGCGAGATGAACACCAACACCATACATCGGCTTAGTTTTAGGGAGTTCATTTAAACCAAGCCCATGCTCCATTACTTGGGATACTGCTTCTTTGGAAGAGGCAAGCCATGCATATCTTATATTTGGATTACCCCGATACTTTCTTGTAATTTCAAACTGCTTTTGAAAAAGCTCCAAACGAGCTTGCAATAAATTACTTGAGCCACGGTATACCTGAACTATGTCCTGTGCACCCAAGTTTAGGCCCATACCCAAAAGGAACATGTCTTGCACAGCATCAGAGGTCAATTCATCAAGTCCAGTCGTCTGAAAAAGAGAGTTGCCACCGAAATGTCTATTCTCCCCAATAGCTTCTACAATCTTTGCATCTGATTTGGCGTTGGTACTATCATTTTCTTCTTGTCTGTAATGGTCACTGGGagatttttctttgattttaagGCGCTTAACACGAGTATATGATTCCTCACAACAATCTTCCGACTTTGCATTACCAGCCCCAGTTATTTCAATCTCAAGTTGCAACTTGATTTCACGGGTCCCATCAATTTCTGAATATACATGTGAACAATCTTCCTCCAGCTCAGGCTGAAAACAGCTACAAAGTTCCTGGTCATCAGAGTATGATACTGGAAAGAAACAGCCACCTGCTTCATCAATCCAAGCAATTTGCTTTTGTAAACCCGTTTTCAGATCAACCTGAATCATGTCTATAAAATTCAGCAATGAACGACAACCCTTGAATTCAACTTCAATGACTGCCTTCTTTTCCTGAAAATCTTTCTTCACCAGCTCAAGAAAATCCTTCGGAAAATCCATCCATTCATCATTGTGGTAAAACATCAGACGTTGAAGCAACCCACTCTTCATAAAATTTGAATAATTCTTTATTATATATTTCTTAGAGTGAGGGCCTGATTTGTTCTTGCATGCATTTGACCCAACCCGCTTGCAAAGCTTGTTAGATAGGGAATCAAATGTGGGTCTCCGTAGCACTGCCGTACGAGCAGCTGCAGTGAAATATGCTGCACATTGGGATGCACGCTTTCTCTTCAAGTCAACAATTATTCTATGAGACTTCTTCACCTCCATTTCTACGTGGTAAAACTTtactccaaagtccaaagttAACAAAAATTTACAATAGGTCTTGGAAAAATCTCAAAGAAACCATGCCAAGGAAGATGATTTGTAAGCCCTGGAAAAGACATGTCCATACAAATGAAAGAACAGTCatgttatttttaattttctggtaaTATAAGTCTACAACTACAATGTAATATATGAAAGTTTACCATTgatatatgcccacatccagACATATAGAGTACAAGAAAGAGTTAGACAGCCACCACTGTACATATCCTACTATGAGACATTTGGTCTAATTTGTAGTTCGTTGACCACTGAGCTAGAGTTGGAAAACACAATGCAACCTCCTTGACCAAGAACAACCTGACAATGCAACAGAACCTTTTGTTATAAATGAAATTCCTAAAGTTTGGACAACCGACAGCAACTCGGAATAAAAAAAAGCAGATCTCAGTCAGTGGGGCTTAGTTACTAACCCCAGGATCGACAAAGAGGACCCAAGACATAGCAAATCATTCAAACCTCCATGAGTgctgaatattttatttttatattcatgTGCACTGCTGGGTTGCTGTTAAGGTACCATTTAACAATGTTGGAACTCTAGGGTTTGAATATGTCCATAGACACACCACAGGACAAAATTCATAAATGAGATATTTACCTAAACCACCACACCAATGGTTCAACAGATGAGTACAAACAATCTGAACATTTGAACTAGATAGTGCATTGCACAGTAAAAAGTTTTCAAAGGAACTCCACTCCTCAGGGAGCAATAGACTGTTCAGGCCTGGCAATATGCACTCCAAACAGTTCAATGTGAAAATGCTAACTTCATCAACTCATGAAAAGTTTATACGAGGATCAAGCATGATTTGAAATAGAAAACTGGAGAGGAAATTGAAAACCAAAAGCATTAAGTAGAAAGATGTAGTCTTCCATGGCAAAACTTAAAAAACAGGACAGAATAAAATTGGCTCCA is a window encoding:
- the LOC122663989 gene encoding inactive poly [ADP-ribose] polymerase RCD1-like isoform X1, with product MEVKKSHRIIVDLKRKRASQCAAYFTAAARTAVLRRPTFDSLSNKLCKRVGSNACKNKSGPHSKKYIIKNYSNFMKSGLLQRLMFYHNDEWMDFPKDFLELVKKDFQEKKAVIEVEFKGCRSLLNFIDMIQVDLKTGLQKQIAWIDEAGGCFFPVSYSDDQELCSCFQPELEEDCSHVYSEIDGTREIKLQLEIEITGAGNAKSEDCCEESYTRVKRLKIKEKSPSDHYRQEENDSTNAKSDAKIVEAIGENRHFGGNSLFQTTGLDELTSDAVQDMFLLGMGLNLGAQDIVQVYRGSSNLLQARLELFQKQFEITRKYRGNPNIRYAWLASSKEAVSQVMEHGLGLNELPKTKPMYGVGVHLAPANCTYISASHCDVDENGVQHLVLCRVIMGNMELVHSVSEQFHPSNKHFDSGVDDLQNPKHYIVWNMNMNTHIFPEYVVSFRMPPNAEGYLVGKESKVNVCGVTNSTCCQGLLQPDSCLVDSVGDRRTFPGLAKRSQTENLPVGSNVPKAPKSPWMPFPMLFAAISNKVAPKDMKLVNIHYDQFRSKVINRDDFVKKLRYIVGDKLLRSTITSLQCKLASKQEDSEAQNQVEEA
- the LOC122663989 gene encoding inactive poly [ADP-ribose] polymerase RCD1-like isoform X2, with the protein product MEVKKSHRIIVDLKRKRASQCAAYFTAAARTAVLRRPTFDSLSNKLCKRVGSNACKNKSGPHSKKYIIKNYSNFMKSGLLQRLMFYHNDEWMDFPKDFLELVKKDFQEKKAVIEVEFKGCRSLLNFIDMIQVDLKTGLQKQIAWIDEAGGCFFPVSYSDDQELCSCFQPELEEDCSHVYSEIDGTREIKLQLEIEITGAGNAKSEDCCEESYTRVKRLKIKEKSPSDHYRQEENDSTNAKSDAKIVEAIGENRHFGGNSLFQTTGLDELTSDAVQDMFLLGMGLNLGAQDIVQVYRGSSNLLQARLELFQKQFEITRKYRGNPNIRYAWLASSKEAVSQVMEHGLGLNELPKTKPMYGVGVHLAPANCTYISASHCDVDENGVQHLVLCRVIMGNMELVHSVSEQFHPSNKHFDSGVDDLQNPKHYIVWNMNMNTHIFPEYVVSFRMPPNAEGYLVGKESKVNVCGVTNSTCCQGLLQPDSCLVDSLASKQEDSEAQNQVEEA